The nucleotide window CCGCGAGCGTCTTCGTCACCGGCAGCATCAGGGCCACGTAGGCGATGTTGTCCACGAAGGCTGACACGAGCACCGAAATCCACACGATGAGGGTGTAGGCGGCGAACTGATTGCCGCCCACGAGATTCGCGATGCCTTCGGCAATGGCCTTCACCCACCCGAAGCGGTCCATCGCATAGGCCAGCACGAAGATGCCGGCGAGCAGGAACATCGTGGGGAACTCGTAGCGCTTGAGGATCTGCTTGGCCTCGCCCGGTTCGTGCATCATGCCCCAGGCGAAGGCCACAGTGCCCAGGATCAGATTGCCCGTGCCGGCCAGCCAACGAAAGTCGGGGTCGAAGCGCGACGACGAGGCGAGGAAGGCGATCATCACCACGATGAAGCCCACCGGCACCCACGTCTTCGGTTTCACTACCTCCACCGGCTCCATCGGCTGGCGGTGGCGGCGGAAGACCAGGAAGAGCACCACGGCGCTGGCCGCCGCGCCCACCTGCATGGCGAAGAACAGCGACGGCTTGCCAGCGTGGAAGAAGAAGTCGTTGAACGACAGGCGGAAGGCGCCGGCCAGCAGCATGCTGGGCGGGTCGCCGATCAGCGTGGCGGCGCCCTGGAGGTTGGCGCTCACCGCGATGCCGATCAGGATCGGCACGGGCGACACCTGGGTCCGCTGCGAGATGGCCAGCGCGATGGGCGATACCAGGAGCACCGTCGTCACGTTGTCCACGAACGCCGAGATGAGGCCCGAGAACAGGCACACGCCCACGATGGCCAGGCGGGTCGTGCGGCAGTGGTCCACGATCAGGTCGGCCAGCAGCAGCGGCACGCCCGAGGCCATGAACAGGTCGGCGATCAGCATCGCCCCGGCCAGCACGCCGAGCACGTTCCACGACACGGCGTCGAAGACCACCGCGCGCGGGGTGAGCGCGCCGGCAGGGTCCTGGCCGGCCAGCACCAGCCGCGCCAGCGCCATCAACGCGATCCCGATCCACACGCCGAGCGCGCGCCTGCGACACGAGAGGCACAGAAACGCAT belongs to Planctomycetota bacterium and includes:
- a CDS encoding SLC13 family permease, giving the protein MQLRWIVLGIFTLTYAFLCLSCRRRALGVWIGIALMALARLVLAGQDPAGALTPRAVVFDAVSWNVLGVLAGAMLIADLFMASGVPLLLADLIVDHCRTTRLAIVGVCLFSGLISAFVDNVTTVLLVSPIALAISQRTQVSPVPILIGIAVSANLQGAATLIGDPPSMLLAGAFRLSFNDFFFHAGKPSLFFAMQVGAAASAVVLFLVFRRHRQPMEPVEVVKPKTWVPVGFIVVMIAFLASSSRFDPDFRWLAGTGNLILGTVAFAWGMMHEPGEAKQILKRYEFPTMFLLAGIFVLAYAMDRFGWVKAIAEGIANLVGGNQFAAYTLIVWISVLVSAFVDNIAYVALMLPVTKTLAAAVGGDAFLYASGLLIGACIGGNITPIGASCNVVAVGVLRREGHAVTFGQFARIGLPFTLAATTAAYLFVWAFWG